In one Nocardia tengchongensis genomic region, the following are encoded:
- a CDS encoding formylglycine-generating enzyme family protein encodes MVRVPGGAFAMGSRDFFPEEQPVREAVVEPFWIDVHQVTNADFHRFVRETGYVTVAERDLDPADFPGAAPEDLVPGALVFQRTNGPVPLDDWRRWWTYVPGASWRHPGGPGTNLDGRTLHPVTHVAYADALAYADWAGKSLPSEAQWEFAARGGLAAATFPWGEEFAPRGRRMANTWVGRFPWEFQPGKGQAAQPGTTKVGTYPPNGYGLFDVAGNVWEWTTDYYRGDHGAPASSCCAPAAGRARADGPPPVEAGERFPRRVVKGGSYLCAPNYCLRYRPAARQGQTEDTATCHLGFRCVAAD; translated from the coding sequence CGGGACTTCTTTCCCGAGGAGCAGCCGGTGCGTGAGGCGGTGGTCGAACCGTTCTGGATCGACGTCCACCAGGTCACCAATGCGGACTTTCACCGATTCGTGCGGGAGACCGGTTATGTGACCGTCGCCGAGCGCGACCTCGACCCGGCCGACTTTCCCGGCGCCGCGCCCGAGGACCTGGTGCCGGGGGCGCTGGTGTTCCAGCGCACGAACGGGCCGGTGCCGTTGGATGATTGGCGGCGGTGGTGGACCTATGTGCCGGGGGCGAGTTGGCGTCATCCCGGCGGGCCGGGCACGAATCTGGACGGTCGCACCCTGCACCCGGTGACTCACGTCGCCTATGCCGATGCCCTCGCCTACGCCGACTGGGCGGGCAAGTCGCTGCCCAGCGAGGCGCAGTGGGAATTCGCGGCCCGCGGCGGTCTGGCCGCGGCGACGTTCCCGTGGGGCGAGGAGTTCGCGCCGCGCGGGCGGCGGATGGCCAACACTTGGGTCGGGCGGTTTCCGTGGGAGTTCCAGCCGGGCAAAGGCCAAGCCGCGCAGCCGGGCACGACCAAGGTCGGCACCTACCCGCCCAACGGGTACGGGCTGTTCGACGTGGCGGGCAACGTGTGGGAGTGGACCACCGACTATTACCGCGGCGATCACGGCGCCCCGGCTAGCTCGTGCTGTGCCCCCGCCGCCGGTCGCGCCCGCGCCGACGGGCCGCCGCCGGTGGAGGCCGGTGAGCGGTTTCCGCGGCGCGTGGTCAAGGGCGGCTCGTATCTGTGCGCACCGAATTACTGTCTGCGGTATCGCCCGGCGGCGCGGCAGGGTCAGACCGAGGACACCGCCACCTGTCATCTCGGCTTTCGGTGCGTCGCCGCAGACTGA